One window of the Podospora pseudocomata strain CBS 415.72m chromosome 7, whole genome shotgun sequence genome contains the following:
- a CDS encoding hypothetical protein (EggNog:ENOG503Q4MZ) has translation MAAPEAIQPVVDEAIQPVVDEAISPRQDAPPSIEQAMHESIKSIENITPLNPLDLRADPDAQATVSDFLDFTEYLPADMMRSLTLIGQLDQAYIDSSNNIDDLTTQWGQLPGLPAGAKSKNTPVELRSHVSENLHHALNSRVYSHAEAQRMAENVNRHLNRAKTILAKLQAMQDNYQELEEQQKSPVANRSPQMSRVPKITLKIDGQKVRRPRVPRITVPGEVLAPYDINFDAYTTGSESSSEEEDDAVSSSRVTPAPRIKVVKGSTRPPKSSVPRAPRPRTSVPPPNVPGGLSTSAVMAQLVPPPENAVPGSADAPWCQLTAFELARLRKRMKKNAAWTPSDTMVARELAALGRGVDAFKAAKKKAEDEGRVFEGAMPVPTIDPHTGEKRMPLGALTVDALASDDKNITNRGMKLNEAKKLKREQLAKLAADEAEQSAAMFREQARMIMGGVPQPAAVADAKAIKSKAPKKRKRDSMPGTEAEGAEEQETAADGSQQAQRPQFKRTKTETPVPPPIITSGNSLGPPQETPVQLPQRTNAVLHSTTPIPLPNLSQDQSITAKPASVISATSPAGSTAGPSSVPTLAPIKLPTTETPIPPPVISPKKSVTPILPPVREARQKQATRSQDQQQQSQPQQLPPGAVSGVASKTTSRTASPELVAPKPDPDAAPAPTPAPAQPASTVVTRRPASRGKASSQEPALPHHPPSLAADRPRRTSTARNTPAPPDVAAALSSHATATTSATAASTTAATAPTAAGNSTTRPASKRAGKRPAPGVISRTNSGGNSAVGTRKAAPRKKQSAAAGSRTAGGGNKKEKEVAATPVETHGGTAEVEVDDEGNVIDPEEPRYCLCNRVSFGTMIQCDNVDQCKQEWFHLECVGLEDIPARTTKWYCPDCRKALKIGERGEVSARGVRA, from the exons ATGGCTGCTCCGGAGGCCATTCAACCCGTTGTCGATGAGGCCATTCAACCCGTTGTCGATGAGGCCATCTCTCCGCGACAGGATGCGCCACCGTCCATCGAGCAGGCTATGCACGAGTCCATCAAGTCCATCGAAAATATCACGCCTCTCAATCCCCTCGACCTCCGAGCCGACCCCGATGCCCAGGCCACCGTTAGTGACTTCCTCGACTTTACCGAGTACCTCCCGGCCGATATGATGCGTTCTTTGACCCTGATTGGCCAACTTGACCAGGCCTACATCGATTCCTCGAACAACATCGACGACCTCACAACACAATGGGGCCAGCTCCCCGGCCTCCCGGCTGGTGCTAAGAGCAAGAACACACCGGTGGAGCTGCGCAGCCACGTGTCGGAAAACCTGCACCATGCCCTCAACTCTCGCGTCTATTCCCATGCCGAAGCGCAACGGATGGCCGAGAATGTGAACCGTCATCTCAACCGTGCCAAGACCATTCTCGCAAAATTGCAGGCTATGCAGGATAACTACCAAGAGTTAGAGGAGCAACAAAAGAGCCCAGTGGCCAACAGATCGCCTCAGATGTCGAGAGTACCAAAGATTACACTGAAAATAGACGGACAGAAAGTGCGCAGGCCGAGAGTGCCTAGGATCACAGTTCCTGGCGAGGTGTTAGCGCCATACGATATTAACTTTGACGCATACACCACGGGATCGGAGAGCAGTtcggaggaagaggatgacgcAGTATCTTCCAGCCGGGTCACTCCGGCTCCGCGCATCAAGGTCGTGAAAGGATCAACAAGGCCGCCCAAGTCGAGTGTTCCAAGGGCGCCAAGACCCAGGACAtctgtcccccctcccaatgTGCCCGGTGGGCTATCCACCAGTGCTGTCATGGCACAGCTCGTCCCTCCACCCGAAAACGCAGTCCCAGGAAGCGCCGATGCACCATGGTGTCAGCTCACTGCGTTTGAACTGGCAAGACTTCGTAAGAGAATGAAGAAGAACGCGGCTTGGACTCCAAGTGATACCATGGTTGCGCGAGAGCTAGCCGCGCTCGGACGAGGCGTCGATGCCTTCAAAGCTGCGAAGAAAAAGGCAGAGgacgaggggagggtgtttgaAGGGGCGATGCCGGTGCCGACGATCGACCCTCACACCGGCGAGAAGAGGATGCCGCTCGGGGCTTTGACTGTGGATGCTTTGGCGTCGGATGACAAGAATATCACAAACCGTGGCATGAAACTGAACGAGGCTAAGAAACTCAAGAGGGAGCAACTGGCCAAGCTGGCAGCGGACGAAGCCGAACAGTCGGCTGCCATGTTCCGGGAACAGGCACGGATGATTATGGGGGGCGTGCCTCAACCAGCTGCTGTCGCGGATGCCAAAGCAATCAAGAGCAAGGCTCCGAAGAAGCGGAAACGAGATTCGATGCCGGGAACTGAGGCCGAAGGTGCTGAAGAACAGGAGACCGCGGCGGATGGCAGTCAACAGGCTCAGAGGCCACAGTTTAAGAGAACCAAGACGGAGACGCCTGTACCGCCGCCAATAATAACCTCTGGGAATTCTTTGGGCCCGCCTCAGGAAACGCCGGTCCAGCTTCCCCAGAGGACAAATGCGGTCTTGCACTCTACAACGCCTATACCTTTACCAAACCTTTCACAGGACCAGTCAATAACGGCCAAGCCGGCATCAGTAATATCAGCTACCTCACCCGCCGGTAGCACCGCCGGGCCTTCGAGCGTCCCGACATTGGCACCCATCAAACTGCCGACTACCGAGACACCTATACCACCGCCAGTGATTTCACCGAAGAAGTCAGTGACGCCCATCCTGCCTCCTGTGAGAGAGGCCCGCCAGAAGCAGGCCACTCGGTCGCAagatcagcaacaacagtcacaaccacagcagcttCCACCAGGGGCCGTGTCAGGAGTCGCAAGCAAGACCACGTCAAGGACAGCAAGCCCCGAGCTGGTTGCACCAAAGCCAGATCCCGacgctgctcctgctcctacccctgcccctgcccaaCCAGCATCAACAGTCGTAACCCGCCGCCCAGCTTCGAGAGGAAAAGCGTCAAGCCAAGAGCCAGCactacctcaccaccccccatctctGGCAGCAGACCGTCCCCGCCGGACTAGCACCGCCCGAAAcacccctgcccctccagATGTAGCCGCTGCCCTATCTTCTCACGCAACCGCGACGACTTCTGCCACTGCTGCtagcaccaccgccgccactgctcccaccgccgccggcaactccaccaccagaccGGCCAGCAAACGAGCCGGCAAGCGCCCTGCTCCCGGCGTCATCAGCCGGACCAACAGCGGCGGTAACAGCGCCGTGGGTACGCGCAAGGcggcgccgaggaagaagcagagCGCCGCTGCCGGGTCAAGAACTGCTGGTGGCGGtaacaagaaggagaaagaggTGGCGGCGACGCCGGTGGAAACACACGGCGGGACGGcagaggtggaggtggacgACGAGGGGAATGTGATTGATCCGGAGGAGCCGAGATATTGTCTGTGTAATCGGGTCAGCTTTGGGACGATGATTCAGTGTGACAATGTTGAT CAATGCAAACAGGAGTGGTTTCACTTGGAGTGTGTCGGGTTGGAGGACATTccggcgaggacgacgaAGTGGTATTGTCCGGATTGCAGGAAGGCGTTGAagattggggagaggggggaggttagtgccaggggggtgagggcgtAG
- a CDS encoding hypothetical protein (CAZy:CE5; EggNog:ENOG503NZ9I; COG:S) produces MKLPCLPLHLHHHHHHLLLLLLPLTLPSASPLPVTPQPGPCPLLHILSARETTAPPGFGSSITLTQLLLSTFNHSSPPPTHPTITAEAIDYPALGANTSEYAASVTTGTAAVIKRLSTFNALCPETILILHGFSQGGQIIDDALCGVPHDFTGRGKPDEDGGRVGRPLVRREVQRNIAAVVLMGSPRFTGGKRRGEKGTAKVGGFAARPEGFSCPVFDDRMASFCDEGDPFCSDGENEEVHGGYGGVYGGEALGFVVERVLVG; encoded by the coding sequence ATGAAGCTCCCATGCCTacctcttcacctccaccaccaccaccaccacctcctcctcctcctcctccccctcaccctcccatcagcctcccccctcccagtcACACCACAACCCGGCCCctgccccctcctccacatcctctccgcccGTGAGACCACCGCCCCCCCAGGCTTCGGCTCCTCCATAACCCTTactcaactcctcctctcaaccttcaaccactcctcccctccccccacccacccaaccatAACCGCCGAAGCAATAGACTACCCGGCCCTAGGCGCCAACACATCCGAATACGCCGCCTCAGTAACAAccggaacagcagcagtcatCAAACGGCTTTCTACATTCAACGCCCTGTGTCCAGAGACAATACTCATCCTCCATGGGTTCAGCCAGGGAGGGCAGATCATAGATGATGCGCTTTGCGGGGTGCCTCATGATTTTACTGGACGAGGAAAAcctgatgaagatgggggaCGGGTTGGGAGGCCTTTGGTTAGGAGGGAGGTGCAAAGGAATattgcggcggtggtgttgatggggagtCCGAGGTTTACtggtgggaaaaggaggggggagaaggggacggCGAAGGTGGGAGGATTTGCTGCCCGACCGGAGGGGTTCAGCTGTCCGGTGTTTGATGATAGGATGGCGAGTTTttgtgatgagggggatcCGTTTTGTTCGGATGGGGAGAATGAGGAGGTTCATGGGGGGTATGGGGGAGTTTATGGGGGGGAGGCGTTGGGGTTTGTGGTTGAGAGAGTGCTGGTTGGGTGA
- the BNI4 gene encoding bud neck involved protein (COG:S; EggNog:ENOG503NVE2): MAALVQGYPQQSGTVTMLQTRPASASGMLPVQSNAQYAQGGAHRNSIHGLPTGVASPVVYRGGSGSVQPYAYTGTPSLNPTTQWQQVRSHRTSSSPAVPTIQTLDYLQPGVARSRYAASNSMTNLPSTASISLTGAGSRDDSALPSSGTRRAGAQASQMNGTSLSPPIAQAAPRVSPERYRRTALRSSDSAGSGLGKQPQETATAGRPGHTRSASDQKPVMLRTPQLHQMNRPNSYIGSVSGSAIDDMGFVRGQGQEEPRRTRRRSLPALDSAGFSTPLTPPELKQPELPSRPDRPASAKVAEKKNNNPNKTTKAGSNKAGDRNNSSATTDARLGSSDSRSSGRSAGSNNSRASSSSANRSAKASNPTGNPAPSSSSPSEQTGNSQDYPRLVNIPPRSSSSDAATPKRAVNSSPLSKAMGTETENGVSADAADSAIQEAVKPTTPRVESPAARQLAAINEKGGKPKNKTSRLRRAFSFGSAAEFRKAVHANSEAAENGPGKLQKEQNQEDAYETEQARIAQRQEEAGIGSNIYGGRLFSGSTDNLSISSTASSASIMIRKMGRGMKKGGRSLVGLFRPKSIIGVPAADARMPEAMEATVSMVNVEAERERVNVNADPRTQSGGGTGFPRLERNSIDAANVPTLEADPRSSTGTDSSAARKSIVGGEKERAEVLAAVRKGILKKDRNGSASPSPRVTEPPHAPNVTDSPTSSAPSTPNDEQQGHRRTAPVTIGSEDYFVSALRLRQDTKSAPGTPQGSLKRNATFSPRIITFETWPSGEYDRRGDIATCNRLTPMLAQQIKEELNTFKMEMEVHENSKIYTHFF; the protein is encoded by the exons ATGGCCGCACTGGTACAAGGATATCCACAGCAATCTGGGACAGTCACAATGCTTCAGACCAGACCGGCCTCAGCCTCGGGCATGCTGCCAGTTCAGTCGAATGCGCAATATGCTCAGGGTGGAGCTCATAGAAATAGTATCCACGGCTTGCCCACAGGAGTGGCTTCTCCTGTGGTGTACCGTGGCGGCTCAGGGTCTGTCCAACCTTATGCCTACACAGGCACACCCAGCCTTAATCCGACGACACAATGGCAACAGGTCAGGTCACACCGgacatcatcctcgccagcAGTGCCGACTATCCAGACGCTGGACTATCTACAGCCTGGTGTGGCCCGCTCCCGGTACGCGGCCAGCAACTCCATGACAAACTTGCCTAGTACGGCATCCATCAGTTTGACGGGTGCCGGGTCTCGGGATGATTCAGCCCTGCCGTCATCAGGAACACGCAGAGCCGGTGCGCAGGCATCACAGATGAACGGAACATCGCTGTCGCCACCGATTGCACAGGCGGCGCCGCGGGTGTCACCGGAAAGATATAGGAGAACTGCGCTGCGGTCTTCTGACTCGGCGGGCTCGGGCCTAGGGAAACAGCCCCAGGAAACGGCAACCGCTGGGCGCCCAGGCCACACTCGGAGTGCATCGGATCAAAAGCCTGTGATGCTGCGGACTCCCCAGTTGCACCAGATGAACAGGCCAAACAGCTATATCGGCTCGGTATCTGGGTCGGCGATTGACGACATGGGGTTTGTCCGCGGTCAGGGACAAGAGGAACCTAGAAGAACTCGCAGACGCAGCTTGCCCGCATTGGATTCTGCCGGTTTTTCCACGCCCTTGACCCCGCCCGAGCTTAAGCAGCCGGAACTACCAAGCCGTCCAGATCGACCAGCATCGGCCAAGGTGgccgaaaagaagaacaacaaccccaacaaaaccaccaaagcTGGAAGCAACAAGGCCGGCGACAGAAACAACAGCAGCGCTACTACTGACGCCCGTCTTGGCAGCTCGGACAGCCGGTCCTCTGGCCGCAGCGCTGGAAGCAACAATTCCAgagcttcctcttct TCGGCCAACCGCAGCGCGAAGGCTTCCAACCCCACCGGAAACCCCGCcccgtcttcctcctcgccttctgaGCAGACGGGCAACAGCCAAGATTATCCCCGGCTGGTCAACATTCCCCCACGAAGTTCATCGTCCGATGCTGCAACTCCGAAGCGTGCCGTCAATTCGTCTCCCCTTTCCAAGGCAATGGGCACGGAGACTGAGAATGGCGTTTCGGCCGATGCCGCCGACAGCGCGATTCAGGAGGCCGTGAAGCCGACCACGCCTCGCGTCGAGAGTCCGGCCGCCAGGCAGCTGGCTGCCATCAAcgagaagggagggaagcCAAAGAACAAGACATCGAGACTTAGGAGAGCCTTCTCCTTTGGCAGCGCGGCAGAGTTCCGGAAAGCGGTACATGCTAACAGCGAAGCCGCCGAGAATGGGCCAGGCAAGCTCCAGAAGGAGCAGAACCAGGAGGATGCGTACGAGACGGAACAAGCCCGCATCGCCCAGCGACAAGAGGAGGCTGGCATCGGCAGCAACATCTACGGCGGCAGACTCTTCTCGGGATCGACCGATAACCTATCAATCTCATCAACGGCATCCTCGGCTTCGATTATGATTCGGAAGATGGGTCGTGGAATGAAGAAGGGCGGTCGTTCCCTTGTCGGCCTTTTCCGGCCTAAGTCCATCATTGGTGTGCCGGCGGCCGATGCCAGGATGCCCGAGGCCATGGAAGCTACCGTCTCCATGGTCAATGTCGAGGCCGAGCGCGAGCGTGTCAATGTGAACGCCGACCCTCGAACGCAATCCGGTGGCGGTACCGGCTTCCCTCGTCTCGAGCGAAATTCCATCGACGCCGCCAATGTACCCACACTCGAAGCGGACCCACGATCTAGCACAGGCACAGACAGCTCGGCAGCACGAAAGAGCATTGTTGGCGGTGAGAAGGAACGTGCCGAGGTCTTGGCTGCTGTCCGAAAGGGCATCTTGAAGA AAGACCGCAATGGCTCCGCCAGCCCATCTCCACGCGTTACAGAACCGCCTCATGCTCCTAACGTCACCGATTCCCCTACCTCCAGCGCTCCCAGCACCCCCAATGATGAGCAGCAAGGACACAGACGGACTGCGCCTGTCACCATTGGCAGTGAGGATTACTTTGTTTCGGCCCTCCGTCTCCGCCAGGACACCAAGAGCGCGCCCGGAACCCCTCAGGGCAGCCTGAAGCGCAACGCCACCTTCAGCCCCCGCATCATCACCTTTGAGACATGGCCGAGCGGGGAGTACGATCGCCGTGGTGACATCGCGACGTGCAACCGCCTGACGCCAATGCTTGCTCAGCAGATCAAGGAAGAGCTGAACACATTCAAGATG gagatggaggttcACGAAAACTCCAAGATTTACACGCATTTCTTCTAA
- the DUS1 gene encoding tRNA dihydrouridine synthase (EggNog:ENOG503NV6J; BUSCO:EOG09262Q6S; COG:J) produces the protein MATAPTTDAPAAATAKKLHGREFYESIGSPKYILAPMVDQSEFAWRMLSRSFMPPELQSKLLAYTPMFHARLFSQDAPKPPYNKYRDSHFQCVLPKDPATLWLDGNPLVGDRPLFVQFCANDPQHLLAAALKVAPYCDAVDLNLGCPQGIAKKGHYGSFLQEDQELIYRLINTLHENLPIPVTAKIRILETKEKTLEYAKNVLSAGASILTVHGRRREQKSHLTGVADWEYIRYLRDNLPAETVIFANGNVLEHGDIEECIAATGADGVMSAEGNLSNPAIFAPEPQPGAFEDEFWRGRDGKGGWRVDAVFRRYLDILHKYVKGGEPPARRPLFVPGKGMDTEWMKEEIVIPPKKGSKSEAFGNPNYGALQAHMFHLLRHFVSKHHDVRDALARARLGELEQFEGIYKMVEKKVAEGLIEYEETDGKSMEDPAEEERLKKLVEEMGPAETSATAILRCKRPWWCVQPIIRPLPKEAMARGAIQPGKKDKKRVAEEEANGGEKRVKGDETNGGDAKVVEAVKEELEKQTEFQTSELVSG, from the exons ATGGCGACGGCTCCGACAACAGATGCCCcagcggcggcgacggcgaaGAAGTTGCACGGGAGGGAGTTCTACGAGAGTATCGGGTCGCCAAAGTATATCCTCGCGCCAATGGTTGATCAGTCCGAATTT GCCTGGCGTATGCTCTCCCGCTCATTCATGCCCCCCGAGCTGCAGTCAAAACTCCTCGCCTACACCCCCATGTTCCACGCCCGATTGTTCTCCCAAGACGCTCCGAAGCCGCCCTACAACAAATACCGCGACTCGCACTTCCAGTGCGTCCTCCCCAAAGACCCCGCCACCCTCTGGCTCGACGGCAACCCCCTTGTCGGCGACAGGCCGTTGTTTGTACAATTCTGCGCCAACGACCCCCAGCACTTGCTGGCTGCTGCCTTAAAAGTCGCCCCTTACTGCGACGCGGTagacctcaacctcggctGCCCGCAAGGTATCGCCAAAAAGGGGCACTACGGCAGTTTCCTGCAAGAGGATCAGGAGTTGATTTATAGGTTGATCAACACCCTTCACGAGAATCTTCCCATCCCAGTAACGGCCAAGATTAGGATTTTGGAAACAAAGGAGAAGACGCTGGAGTACGCAAAGAATGTGTTGAGTGCCGGGGCGAGTATATTGACTGTTcacgggaggaggagggagcagaAGAGCCATTTGACGGGGGTGGCGGATTGGGAGTATATTCGGTATTTGAGGGATAACCTACCGGCGGAGACGGTCATTTTTGCGAACGGGAATGTTCTGGAGCACGGGGATATCGAGGAGTGTATTGCTGCTACCGGGGCGGATGGGGTTATGTCTGCTGAGGGGAACTTGTCTAACCCGGCGATTTTTGCGCCTGAGCCTCAGCCGGGGGCGTTTGAGGATGAGttctggagggggagggatgggaaggggggatggagggttgATGCTGTTTTTAGGCGGTATCTGGATATTTTACACAAGTATGTGAAGGGGGGTGAGCCACCGGCGAGGAGGCCATTGTTTGTACCTGGGAAGGGGATGGATACGGAGTggatgaaggaggagattgtgaTCCCGCCGAAAAAGGGGTCGAAATCAGAGGCATTCGGTAACCCCAACTATGGTGCCCTTCAGGCGCACATGTTCCACCTCTTACGGCACTTTGTCTCAAAGCACCATGATGTAAGAGATGCATTGGCTAGGGCGAGGTTAGGAGAGTTGGAGCAGTTTGAGGGGATATACAAGATggttgagaagaaggttgCGGAGGGACTCATCGAGTACGAGGAGACGGATGGGAAGTCAATGGAGGATCCtgcggaggaagagaggttaaagaagctggtggaggagatgggtcCGGCGGAGACGAGCGCGACGGCGATTTTGAGGTGTAAGAGGCCTTGGTGGTGTGTGCAGCCTATCATTCGGCCGTTGCCCAAGGAGGCGATGGCTAGAGGTGCTATTCAgccggggaagaaggataAGAAGCGGGtagcggaggaggaggccaacggcggtgagaagagggtgaagggCGATGAGACAAATGGGGGGGATGCTAAGGTGGTAGAGGCCGTGAaagaggagctggagaagcagACGGAGTTCCAAACGAGCGAGCTTGTTAGCGGCTGA
- a CDS encoding hypothetical protein (EggNog:ENOG503NZGJ; CAZy:GH16; COG:G) produces the protein MEILSLLLLGGAVGVNAQQAPLTEDSRCGCYLMKGNETAYFKEHRFFDFRNHHHHASVPPVITEVKDTSDAPITSPFFNSTEWTDFWMISNWNNSHGIREDSTLLMVNSPNNVYLEANHDADSSPKSWLSLRTERLQKFQTTAEIESLSAKFKFVSIRMLARTIGARGAITAMFTYRHSEDYYQVQESDLEIRTSDPKNVIHCTNQPSLDSEGDVEVRASKNATMPNGLEWSDWAVHRLDWTPRSTTWYVNDIQVANIEFQTPKDVSNIILNAWSDGGEWTGNMTVGESAYLQLQWFEILYNTTEPEKRQEQGQGVCHSVCSVDGSPEVGRPVMLWSNGGGRGAGVFMGWVPVMMVTALFLLA, from the coding sequence ATGGAGATTCtaagcctcctccttctcggcggtGCTGTGGGAGTCAATGCGCAACAAGCACCTCTCACCGAGGATTCCAGATGCGGTTGCTATCTCATGAAAGGCAATGAAACAGCATATTTCAAGGAACATCGCTTTTTCGACTTtcgaaaccaccaccaccacgcaaGCGTACCCCCAGTCATCACAGAGGTCAAGGACACATCCGACGCACCTATCACGAGCCCTTTCTTCAACTCGACCGAATGGACGGATTTCTGGATGATAAGCAACTGGAACAATAGCCATGGCATCCGCGAGGACTCTACATTGCTGATGGTCAACTCACCAAACAACGTCTACCTCGAAGCAAACCACGACGCtgactcctcccccaaatcatGGCTCTCACTCCGCACCGAGCGTCTCCAAAAGTTCCAAACCACAGCAGAGATAGAATCCCTCTCGGCAAAATTCAAATTCGTCTCCATCCGGATGTTAGCCCGCACGATTGGCGCTCGTGGTGCCATCACAGCCATGTTTACGTACCGCCACTCGGAGGACTACTACCAAGTACAAGAATCCGACCTGGAAATCCGCACCAGCGACCCCAAGAACGTGATTCATTGCACCAACCAGCCTTCTTTGGACAgtgagggggatgtggaagtCCGTGCCAGCAAAAACGCCACCATGCCCAATGGTCTGGAGTGGTCAGATTGGGCTGTTCACAGGTTGGATTGGACGCCGAGGAGCACGACGTGGTATGTGAATGATATACAGGTGGCGAATATTGAGTTTCAGACGCCGAAGGATGTGAGCAATATTATTTTGAATGCATGGAGCgatgggggggagtggaCGGGGAATATGACGGTGGGGGAGTCGGCGTATTTGCAGTTGCAGTGGTTTGAGATTTTGTATAACACGACTGAGCCGGAGAAGAGACAGGAGCAGGGACAGGGTGTTTGTCATTCGGTTTGTAGTGTTGACGGGTCTCCGGAGGTGGGGAGGCCGGTTATGCTTTGGAGCAAtgggggagggcggggggcgggggtgtttATGGGGTGGGTtccggtgatgatggtgacggcgTTGTTTTTGCTTGCTTGA
- a CDS encoding hypothetical protein (EggNog:ENOG503P1ZK; COG:A) has translation MSTPAETESPAPPVAPEERIENANATPQQETSPEADLKEADQTAKAIPPADEANSNEPNPNESTSSPKDAEETVTSPREGSPSPSQSSSDEEGEVSESEADHDHPPLPNEPLPGNCPPLPNEPLPGADNNNSSALPAEPTPAPEPADDGWEYHWNPNDNQYWFYNRFSNHWQLENPRQSTTVPQTAPPTAPTPPQTDPTSISNPTSIAGGYNPAIHGSYDENAWYAVNARALQQQAEQSVIPPAPAEYAVGGYFNKQTGQWQMPEQGAERHSDEQKSKRQLNAFFDVDAAANMHDGRSLKAERAGKKPSKKELREFKEKRRARKEEKRRAWLRD, from the coding sequence ATGTCGACGCCAGCCGAGACCGAGTCTCCAGCGCCACCAGTTGCGCCAGAGGAGCGCATCGAGAACGCAAACGCGACTCCCCAGCAAGAGACATCACCTGAAGCAGACCTAAAAGAGGCGGACCAGACTGCCAAAGCTATTCCCCCAGCCGATGAAGCCAACAGCAACGAACCAAACCCCAATGAATCAACCAGCTCCCCCAAAGATGCTGAGGAGACAGTCACTTCCCCCAGAGAAggctcaccctccccatcacaaAGCTCATCCgacgaagaaggcgaagTCTCCGAATCAGAAGCCGACCAcgaccacccaccactccccaaCGAGCCTCTCCCTGGCAACTGCCCCCCATTACCAAACGAGCCCCTGCCAGGagcagacaacaacaactcctCAGCCCTCCCCGCCGAACCCACACCAGCCCCCGAACCGGCAGACGACGGCTGGGAATACCACTGGAACCCAAACGACAACCAATACTGGTTCTATAACCGCTTCAGCAATCACTGGCAGCTCGAAAACCCCCGCcaatccaccaccgtccctcAAACCGCCCCACCCAcggcaccaacacccccccaaacgGACCctacctccatctccaacccaacctccatCGCAGGAGGCTACAACCCCGCCATTCACGGCTCATACGATGAAAACGCCTGGTATGCCGTCAACGCGAGGGCGCTGCAGCAACAAGCGGAGCAGAGTGTTATTCCCCCTGCACCGGCGGAGTATGCTGTGGGCGGTTACTTTAATAAACAGACGGGGCAGTGGCAGATGCCGGAGCAGGGGGCCGAGAGGCATTCGGATGagcagaagagcaagaggCAGCTGAATGCGTTTTTTGATGTGGATGCTGCGGCGAATATGCATGATgggaggagcttgaaggcggagagggcggggaagaagccgagTAAGAAGGAGCTGAGGGAgttcaaggagaagaggagggcgaggaaggaggagaagaggagggcttgGTTGAGGGATTAG